One genomic region from Cryptococcus deuterogattii R265 chromosome 7, complete sequence encodes:
- a CDS encoding AAA family ATPase gives MSAIVTLRAVPTEADTDVLKSIVSRDVRRAYISPATLRTHKVAAGDWVLFRSGSAFIMAQAWPRTGVDDNVVALSLAQTNNLCGSEVDMYRFKAGQSQGRLVSVVLKEVPLTEAPSSSKLNNGARPPIDLNSPRERVWCKAAIKEALTSLHYVRTGYSLIIGDTEKAPRKFEITSVEVSSKDIEKRLTSIEDGMEELAIGEENPRLYEMHWRTSVSLEGEKLQETKEVHTDTPSGRKTLNKKGSPNMSTSSVPHYINLFTPTESPVSAYTFLGGLQSQIDQIKTLLDLPMLYPDLYIRFGLNPPRGILLHGPPGTGKTALARAVASSAGCSCIVVNGPELSSAYHGETEERLRGVFTEARKRSPCIVVLDEVDALCPRRDGGEGGEVERRVVATLLTLMDGMSHESLEGERVFVVAATNRPNSIDPALRRPGRFDREIEIGVPDVKGRREILDIMLSKIPHSLSEEDLSSLAARTHGYVGADLFSLVRESASAAISRFHLSSSPSHSEPVLTNVDILSTLPSIRPSAMREVFVETPTVRWSDIGGQQDVKQKLKECIEWPLMHKDTFKRLGVEAPRGVLLYGPPGCSKTMTAKALATESGINFIAVKGPELLNKYVGESERAVREIFRKARAASPSIIFFDEIDALGSARSDDHTHSGVLTSLLNEMDGVEELSGVTVVAATNRPDVLDSALMRPGRLDRILYVGAPDFETRKDIFRIRMATMAVEAGVNVEQLAEITEGCSGAEIVSVCQDAALAAMNESLDAPYVKGSHLVNSAHTVRRRITPDMIAFFEEWRDLSGVRSA, from the exons ATGTCTGCCATTGTCACACTGCGTGCAGTCCCTACTGAGGCTGACACGGACGTTTTGAAATCGATTGTCAGCCGTGATGTCCGCCGAGCATATATCTCTCCGGCTACACTCCGGACGCACAAAGTAGCTGCAGGCGATTGGGTGCTATTCAGGTCAGGTAGTGCGTTCATTATGGCTCAAGCATGGCCCAGGACCGGCGTAGATGATAACG TTGTGGCACTTTCGTTAGCCCAAACCAATAATCTTTGCGGGTCCGAGGTAGATATGTATCGTTTCAAAGCCGGGCAAAGCCAAGGTCGCTTGGTATCAGTTGTGCTGAAGGAGGTACCTTTGACGGAAGcaccctcctcttccaagctGAACAATGGTGCTCGACCGCCCATAGACTTGAATAGCCCAAGAGAACGGGTTTGGTGCAAGGCTGCTATCAAGGAAGCTCTCA CTTCCTTGCACTACGTCAGGACGGGTTACTCCCTTATTATCGGTGACACCGAAAAGGCCCCCCGCAAATTTGAAATTACCTCTGTCGAGGTTTCCTCCAAGGATATTGAGAAACGCTTAACGTCGATTGAAGACGGAATGGAGGAACTTGCCATTGGTGAAGAAAACCCGCGACTGTATGAGATGCATTGGAGAACTTCAGTGTCCCTCGAAGGGGAGAAACTTCAGGAAACCAAAGAGGTACACACGGATACTCCGAGCGGAAGAAAGACGCTCAACAAGAAAGGTTCG CCGAATATGTCTACAAGTTCAGTCCCTCACTATATCAACCTTTTCACCCCCACCGAATCCCCTGTTTCCGCATATACATTCCTGGGAGGCCTTCAGTCTCAAATTGATCAAATCAAGACCCTCCTAGATCTTCCGATGCTCTACCCTGACCTTTATATCAGGTTTGGCCTCAACCCTCCCAGAggcatccttcttcacggTCCCCCGGGAACGGGTAAGACGGCGCTGGCCAGGGCGGTCGCATCGTCTGCTGGATGTTCTTGCATCGTCGTCAACGGGCCTGAGCTTTCCTCAGCATACCATGGCGAAACGGAAGAACGTTTACGTGGAGTATTCACGGAAGCGAGGAAACGTAGTCCATGTATCGTAGTGCTGGACGAAGTGGATGCGCTTTGTCCCAGGCGGGATGGCGGGGAAGGAGGCGAAGTCGAGCGAAGGGTGGTAGCGACGTTGCTGACCTTGATGGACGGTATGAGTCACGAGAGCTTAGAAGGTGAACGGGTATTTGTCGTAGCCGCCACAAATAGACCCAACAGCATTGATCCTGCTCTTCGCCGGCCAGGAAGGTTTGACAGAGAGATCGAAATTG GTGTACCAGATGTTAAAGGCCGCCGAGAGATACTCGACATTATGCTCTCCAAAATTCCTCATTCACTTTCTGAAGAGgacctctcttctctcgccGCGCGCACGCATGGCTATGTCGGTGCcgatctcttctccctcgtGCGAGAATCTGCTTCTGCGGCCATCTCCCGCTTTCATCTGTCTTCCTCACCAAGTCACTCCGAACCTGTCTTGACCAACGTGGACATCTTATCAacacttccttccatccgaCCGTCTGCCATGCGCGAGGTGTTTGTCGAAACTCCGACTGTGCGATGGTCAGATATAGGCGGTCAACAAGATGTAAAGCAAAAACTGAAGGAGTGCATTGAATGGCCATTGATGCATAAAGATACCTTCAAGAGGCTAGGCGTGGAAGCCCCTAGGGGAGTGTTGTTGTACGGGCCCCCGGGCTGTAGTAAGACCATGACGGCTAAAGCATTGGCCACGGAAAGTGGCATTAACTTCATCGCTGTGAAGGGTCCGGAG CTTCTCAACAAGTACGTCGGCGAGTCTGAAAGGGCAGTAAGAGAGATTTTCCGCAAAGCGCGTGCTGCTTCCCCTTCTATCATTTTCTTT GATGAGATCGACGCCCTTGGCTCAGCACGGTCGGACGACCATACTCACTCTGGTGTCCTCACTTCTCTCTTGAATGAGATGGACGGTGTAGAAGAGTTATCGGGTGTGACAGTAGTGGCAGCTACCAACCGACCCGATGTCCTGGACTCTGCTCTGATGCGTCCCGGGAGGTTGGACCGTATCTTGTACGTAGGCGCGCCCGATTTTGAGACTCGAAAAGATATCTTCCGGATCAGGATGGCCACGATGGCCGTAGAAGCAGGCGTTAACGTTGAGCAACTGGCCGAAATA ACTGAAGGCTGCTCTGGCGCTGAAATCGTCTCAGTCTGTCAAGATGCGGCTTTGGCTGCCATGAACGAAAGTCTTGATGCTCCATAT GTCAAAGGTTCCCACCTTGTCAACTCAGCTCACACTGTCCGAAGAAGGATTACTCCGGATATGATTGCATTTTTcgaggaatggagagaCTTATCCGGGGTTCGTAGCGCATAA
- a CDS encoding alpha-ketoglutarate catabolism dioxygenase, which produces MMSSTATLVDEDFSIGTLKLNRADEVTEIQVVSSPKLEEKTEMKDGVAVDPFNYVGEVLGAGPGADYPYAEFLPHNPPRTQSDPPLPFYDIEDRGHRAHPNAARLRAFVEARGGKVKDMLVAIGTVIEGDVKLADLGEAEKDDLALLVAQRGVVFFRNQQSMTIEQQRELGKHFGPLHTHATYATPRRGDLDDVVVVYSDRDSRPDLYAFSRAELFHSDVTYEVQPPGTTMLRLLTTPEVGNDTLWSSGYAVYSSLSKPFQQYLESLSAIHSGFDQASSRTSFSKIPRREPIETIHPVVRVHPVTGMKSVFVNPGFVSRLVGVPKAESDMVLSFLKDCFAQQTDATVRWSWAPGDVAVWDNRVTTHSATFDAYPSLRHGLRVTAHGEKPLSVEEYEEIYQKPAKDWLEERFKTLGITGPARDDGKTKKKAFRD; this is translated from the exons ATGATGTCTTCCACTGCTACTCTAGTTGACGAGGACTTTTCTATTGGCACactcaagctcaacagAGCTGATGAGGTAACTGAGATTCAGgtcgtctcttctcccaaatTAGAGGAGAAGACCGAGATGAAGGACGGCGTTGCTGTGGATCCATTCAACTACGTG GGAGAAGTCTTGGGCGCCGGTCCTGGAGCAGATTACCCATACGCCGAATTTTTGC CCCACAATCCTCCCCGCACTCAATCTGACCCTCCGCTCCCTTTCTATGACATTGAAGATCGCGGCCACCGTGCCCACCCGAACGCAGCTAGGCTTCGCGCTTTCGTCGAAGCTAGGGGTGGCAAGGTGAAGGATATGTTGGTGGCGATTGGGACTGTCATTGAAGGAGACGTGAAGCTAGCTGATCTTGGagaggctgaaaaggatgatct TGCTTTGCTGGTTGCACAACGAGGTGTTGTCT TCTTTAGGAATCAGCAATCTATGACTATCGAGCAGCAACGTGAACTCGGGAAGCACTTTGGCCCTCTTCACACGCACGCCACCTATGCAACTCCTCGCCGAGGTGACTTAGATGATGTTGTTG TTGTCTATTCTGATCGGGATTCTAGGCCGGACCTTTATGCTTTCTCTCGAGCTGAACTTTTCCACTCCGATGTGACCTACGAGGTCCAGCCTCCTGGAACTACCATGTTGCGTCTTCTGACCACTCCTGAGGTTGGGAATGATACTCTTTGGTCCTCTGG TTATGCCGTgtactcttctctttccaagcCTTTCCAGCAATACCTCGAATCTCTGTCAGCCATCCATTCGGGATTCGACCAAGCCTCCTCTCGAACTAGCTTCTCGAAGATTCCCCGCCGCGAGCCTATTGAGACTATCCATCCGGTTGTCCGTGTCCACCCAGTCACAGGTATGAAGTCGGTATTCGTCAATCCTGGTTTTGTTTCTAGACTGGTAGGCGTACCGAAAGCAGAAAGTGACATggttctttctttcttgaAGGACTGTTTTGCACAACAGACTGATGCCACAGTcaggtggag CTGGGCCCCTGGGGATGTCGCGGTCTGGGATAACAGGGTCACCACGCATAGCGCTACGTTCGATGCCTAC CCCTCCCTTCGACACGGTCTTCGAGTCACTGCGCACGGCGAAAAACCTCTTTCTGTGGAAGAGTATGAGGAGATCTATCAAAAACCAGCGAAGGACTGGCTTGAGGAAAGATTCAAGACGCTTGGTATTACTGGTCCTGCCCGAGATGACGGGAaaaccaagaagaaggctttcAGGGATTAG
- a CDS encoding nuclear protein — protein MQSSSNIVPDTEMVNADQHPEAGPANGEVSRASTPLTIMSATEDPQPGGGSNKRKQSEEPLSASARTTRSRRQTPSKMSSSTAITTNSRKKGKSPAGPLSILVPPSNGQIPESSQHVISSKATSPALDSDLALAVDADSIRREAAAGYESRLRARQPGNGKRDGGQRMGISASGRDVRIGGSTRQAAQQSKKDKGKGKSDVQPNQDFCSACRGIGRFLCCDGCPRSFHFMCLEPPLKLDELPSEEMWLCKQCRSEKAKAEGRALVKEIEIPAVPAVFRAICKKIEEENPEQFRLPADVRKYFAGVATGADGEYVDSKETRTKIDRKGFLEDRDPFRLRDGRQRKVECYHCGGSALPKHSVMTDPEATWRQIVSCDYCPLSWHLDCLSPPSTTMPSAGKKWMCPNHPDHVMPRRRTLQENLQTIEVVGRGQSNNGNIEIANDSDGSDTSEMEFEDTIINRKKFRVPEKVIRLDFWEKLKKERDVVQTPVTVQEEMSADEQDAQRAIPPMEDLNAAAMMMALAFSRHTHHTPAIPPVSEPSGITSAPIQQIGESSSGPARAENEKSAIDTPPSKSNDVLKAVPFLSLRPTQSWTPAGSRFHNQRAGHAPSQSQPSPSTPSDSSKTSPKSPRPILQSSILSPTGADVTKSAQEASLPAMLPVPPSRSRFEPPSTIRFALPPKPQSVSSASMSQTHFSLPTPPTTSHHLAGTHGPVGLTKLPPPPWLNAPRPSWAPTELNMGSVRNEGLPQEGKPKIMLRVPAMKNEEGSFDQTGGNRGS, from the exons ATGCAAAGCA GCTCGAATATCGTCCCAGATACAGAGATGGTGAACGCAGACCAGCATCCAGAAGCAGGTCCCGCTAATGGTGAAGTCAGCAGGGCCAGTACGCCTCTTACTATTATGTCCGCTACAGAAGACCCTCAACCAGGTGGGGGTTCAAACAAAAGGAAGCAATCAGAAGA GCCACTCTCAGCCTCTGCCCGCACTACAAGAAGTAGAAGACAAACGCCATCGAAGATGAGCTCAAGCACAGCGATTACTACCAATTCACggaaaaaaggcaaaagtCCTGCTGGTCCTCTTTCGATCCTTGTACCACCTTCAAACGGCCAGATCCCCGAATCTTCACAGCATGTCATATCTAGCAAAGCTACTTCTCCCGCTTTAGATTCTGATCTGGCTCTTGCAGTCGATGCTGATTCAATCCGCCGGGAGGCTGCTGCGGGGTACGAATCCAGATTGAGAGCTAGACAACCCGGTAACGGGAAGAGAGACGGTGGTCAAAGAATGGGCATATCTGCTTCTGGAAGGGACGTCAGGATAGGTGGAAGCACTAGACAGGCTGCACAGCAGAGtaaaaaagacaaaggcaAGGGGAAGTCTGACGTGCAG CCAAATCAAGACTTTTGTTCGGCTTGTCGGGGGATTGGACGATTTCTATGCTGTGATGGATGTCCTAGGTCATTTCATTTCATGTGTTTAGAGCCCCCTTTGAAACTAGACGAGCTGCCATCTGAAGAGATGTGGCTGTGTAAGCAATGCCGTTCGGAAAAG GCAAAGGCGGAGGGGCGGGCTCTTgtcaaagagattgaaatcCCTGCTGTTCCCGCAGTGTTTCGCGCCATTTGCAAAaagattgaggaggaaaaccCAGAACAGTTCAGACTTCCCGCCGACGTAAGAAAATATTTCGCAGGTGTCGCCACGGGCGCCGATGGGGAATATGTAGATTCTAAAGAGACGAGAACCAAGATTGA CCGAAAAGGATTTTTGGAAGATCGCGACCCTTTCCGTCTTCGTGATGGTCGTCAAAGAAAAGTAGAATGTTACCACTGTGGGGGCTCGGCCCTTCCTAAACATTCTGTGATGACTGATCCTGAAGCTACGTGGCGACAAATAGTTTCCTGTGATTACTGCCCTCTCAGCTGGCATTTGGATTGTCTTTCTCCTCCGTCAACTACTATGCCCAGCGCAGGTAAAAAATGGATGTGTCCTAACCATCCGGACCATGTAATG CCTCGCCGTCGCACCTTGCAAGAAAATCTACAAACTATTGAAGTCGTCGGAAGAGGTCAATCTAACAATGGAAATATCGAGATTGCCAATGACTCAGATGGTTCGGACACGTCCGAAATGGAATTTGAGGATACAATCATCAATCGTAAGAAGTTTAGGGTGCCAGAGAAGGTCATCAGACTGGATTTTTGGGAGAAACttaagaaggagagggacgTTGTTCAAACCCCTGTTACTGTACAGGAGGAAATGAGTGCGGATGAGCAGGATGCGCAAAGG GCCATTCCACCCATGGAAGATTTGAATGCCGCtgcaatgatgatggctCTTGCGTTCTCGCGCCACACGCATCATACTCCTGCTATACCCCCTGTATCAGAACCTTCAGGTATTACATCAGCGCCGATACAACAAATTGGGGAATCCTCTTCAGGACCTGCACGGGCAGAGAACGAGAAGTCCGCAATAGATACGCCCCCGTCAAAATCCAACGATGTGCTTAAAGCAGTTCCATTTTTGTCCTTGAGGCCTACCCAGTCTTGGACCCCGGCAGGGAGCCGGTTTCATAATCAGAGAGCCGGCCATGCGCCGTCTCAGTCTCAGCCCAGTCCTTCTACTCCTTCTGATTCATCCAAAACGTCACCTAAATCGCCTAGACCCATTCTGCAATCATCAATATTGTCGCCCACCGGTGCTGATGTTACAAAGTCGGCTCAGGAGGCGTCATTACCTGCTATGCTCCCTGTTCCTCCATCTCGATCACGCTTTGAACCCCCTTCCACAATACGGTTTGCGTTACCGCCAAAGCCTCAATCCGTTTCGTCCGCATCTATGTCACAG ACAcatttctctcttcctacTCCTCCTACTACTAGTCATCATTTGGCGGGCACTCATGGGCCTGTGGGATTGACTAAacttccccctcccccttgGTTGAATGCTCCGCGACCTTCCTGGGCGCCGACTGAATTGAATATGGGAAGCGTTCGAAATGAAGGACTGCCGCAAGAGGGGAAACCAAAAATTATGCTGCGGGTACCTGCgatgaagaatgaggaaggTTCATTTGATCAGACTGGTGGTAATAGGGGAAGCTGA
- a CDS encoding solute carrier family 25 (mitochondrial carnitine/acylcarnitine transporter) member 20/29 codes for MSELLSPPPDGAGLPLTQTQKDLIGGSVGGITQVLVGQPFDIVKVRVQTAPPGTYSSPLDCASKLLKADGPLGFYKGTLTPLLGIGACVSIQFGALEFAKRFFAQRAKGRDLNLGEFWLSGAFAGVANTVVANPVEHIRIRLQTQPDTVPRMYNGPLDCAIKLYKNGGGLKGVFKAQVPTMLRDGVGYGCYFLTYEALVQRHLKATNLSRDQISPLWAVTYGAVAGYALWFSIYPVDVIKSKLQTDSLDPAKRKFKGLLDCTRQTWRAQGVKGFLGGLAPTLIRSPFANGATFVAFELAMRAMN; via the exons ATGTCTGagcttctttcccctcctccagatGGTGCCGGTCTGCCCCTCACCCAAACGCAGAAAGATTTGATCGGAGGCTCAGTAGGGGGAATTACTCAAGTACTTGTCGGTCAG CCATTTGACATTGTCAAGGTCCGAGTGCAGACAGCACCACCTGGAACCTATTCTTCCCCATTAGATTGTGCCTCGAAGTTGCTCAAAGCCGATGGTCCGCTAGGATTTTACAAG GGCACCTTGACTCCTCTGTTAGGTATCGGAGCTTGTGTTTCTATCCAGTTTGGTGCTTTAGAATTTGCGAAAAGGTTCTTTGCGCAAAGGGCAAAAGGCCGGGACTTGAATCTCG GGGAGTTTTGGCTCAGTGGAGCGTTTGCTGGGGTAGCCAATACTGTTGTTGCTAATCCTGTTGAACACATCCGTATTC GCCTTCAAACGCAACCTGATACCGTGCCTCGCATGTATAACGGACCGTTAGATTGTGCCATCAAGCTTTACAAAAACGGCGGGGGTCTGAAGGGTGTATTCAAAGCACAGGTCCCTACGATGTTGCGTGATGGTGTTGGCTATGG CTGTTACTTTTTAACTTACGAGGCGCTTGTTCAACGACATCTAAAAGCCACTAATTTGAGCCGTGATCAGATTTCCCCTTTGTGGGCGGTCACGTACGGTGCTGTCGCCGGATACGCACTTTGGTTCTC GATTTATCCTGTGGATGTAATAAAGTCTAAACTGCAGACAGACTCTCTTGATCCTGCAAAGCGGAAGTTCAAGGGACTACTCGACTGCACTCGGCAGACTTGGAGGGCACAAGGCGTGAAAGGCTTTTTAGGAGGTCTGGCTCCAACGCTCATCCG TTCTCCATTTGCTAATGGCGCCACTTTCGTGGCCTTTGAACTTGCTATGCGTGCTATGAATTAA
- a CDS encoding mitochondrial inner membrane protein codes for MLASSSSAASEDPMSKEGQLLKSPNAKDLASEPGPNPHDALSAPSSFDFISEGEGISSSQVGKLGSSSPSSSSPSQSSTNSVSSRDAPLKFSSTYSFPPNISVPPEVREHLTEWSKNVLNHSRHVIQEAQKKFVGLGLKVNEMTGYHEVERLKHMVFEKEDELQTLRESARAAKAAYDEAVAARSEAQRETNILLERKHSWTDADVSKFTSLVRADHTSSHAVASTSIALKDAEVAVDKSFSQLMQVILQRYHEEQVWSDKIRSVSTWANVAGLAINFIVFVGAVLLVEPWKRKRLVEKLEERVASMMERVDHRLEGVEGHLERVAAGPASANAIREQNSHAVVLEAEDMASKSTAHPSEFISSQTIPLIAGVDPAINVPESQSDPFFTQTVRGLPDYLDPLVKPSQKRDLAVAGMAGAVAAWMLMGAMRLVRS; via the exons ATGCTCGCTAGCTCAAGCTCTGCTGCCTCAGAGGATCCAATGTCAAAAGAGGGGCAGCTGCTGAAAAGTCCGAATGCGAAGGACCTCGCGTCAGAGCCTGGACCGAATCCCCATGATGCGTTATCAGCGCCGTCTTCATTCGATTTTATTTCAGAGGGTGAAGGAATCTCGTCAAGTCAAGTGGGAAAACTTGGATCgtcttcaccatcatcttcttctccttcacaGTCTTCGACAAATTCTGTTTCCAGTAGAGACGCTCCACTGAAATTCTCCTCAACATATTCCTTCCCCCCAAACATCTCAGTTCCGCCAGAGGTTCGTGAACATTTGACGGAATGGAGCAAAAATGTGTTAAATCATTCGCGCCATGTTATACAAGAAGCACAGAAGAAGTTTGTGGGGTTAGGATTGAAAGTCAACGAGATGACAGGATATCATGAGGTGGAACGACTGAAACATATGGTATTCGAAAAAG AGGACGAGCTTCAAACGCTGCGCGAGTCTGCTCGAGCCGCCAAGGCTGCTTATGATGAAGCTGTTGCTGCTCGTTCTGAAGCTCAACGCGAAACCAACATCCTGCTCGAACGCAAACATTCTTGGACCGATGCGGACGTTTCCAAGTTCACTTCTCTTGTCCGCGCTGATCATACTTCCTCCCATGCCGTGGCCTCGACATCTATTGCTCTCAAAGATGCCGAGGTTGCTGTCGACAAATCTTTCTCTCAGCTCATGCAAGTTATTTTGCAACGGTATCACGAAGAACAAGTTTGGAGTGACAAAATCAGGAGTGTCAGTACCTGGGCAAACGTAGCCGGTCTCGCTATCAACTTTATTGTGTTTGTCGGCGCGGTACTTTTAGTGGAACCATGGAAACGTAAGCGACTGGTGGAAAAactggaggagagggtggcATCTATGATGGAAAGGGTGGATCACAGGCTAGAAGGGGTAGAGGGTCATTTGGAAAGAGTAGCGGCTGGCCCGGCTTCAGCCAATGCTATAAGAGAGCAGAATTCTCATGCTGTTGTCCTAGAAGCGGAAGATATGGCCTCAAAATCAACAGCCCATCCATCAGAATTCATTTCATCCCAAACCATTCCTTTGATAGCTGGGGTCGACCCTGCAATAAACGTTCCAGAATCGCAAAGTGATCCTTTCTTTACTCAGACCGTACGAGGTCTTCCCGACTATCTGGATCCGTTAGTCAAACCTTCTCAGAAACGAGACTTGGCAGTGGCAGGAATGGCAGGGGCTGTAGCAGCttggatgttgatgggAGCAATGAGATTAGTACGATCGTGA